The following are encoded together in the Vigna angularis cultivar LongXiaoDou No.4 chromosome 9, ASM1680809v1, whole genome shotgun sequence genome:
- the LOC108319259 gene encoding U-box domain-containing protein 44: protein MMVVDLLSSGSAGTAISQTVEIIAEFVVNAKNVLVKKDSFNELGAYMERIKPVLEELKKGKVSDSESFNKAIETMNKEIKDAKVLAEECSKKSKVYLLMNCRSIAKKIEDHTKQLSWALSLLPLATTGLSSGIVEDIEKLCDSMQTSGFKEALDEEAILDKIDSGIRENNVDRSHANKMLLLIAEAVGIRNESSTIKLELEEFKSEIEKARDRKELAEAMQMDQIIALLERADAASSPREKERRYFAKRQSLGSQILEPLQSFYCPITQDVMVDPVEISSGQTFERSAIEKWFAEGNKLCPLTLIPLDTSVLRPNKMLKRSIQEWKDRNTMITIATLKEKILSGNDVEVLHDLQTVQNLCEEKEQHREWVILEGYILTLIQTISRNRDIRRHSLSILGMLAKDSEEAKVKISTVDGAIESIVRSLGRNIVERKLAVALLLELSKYDLALEHIGKVQGCILLLVTMSSGDDNQAARDATELLENLSYSDQNVIQMTKVNYFKHLLQRLSTGPEDVKMIMAKTLAEMELNDHNRESLFDGGVLVPLLEMFSHNDLKVKTVAIKALKNLSNSKKNGQEMIRQGAARPLLNLLFNQSIYTASLWEDLTTIIVQLATSTISQDSQTPVLLLDSDDDVFNLFNLVNVTEPVVQQNIIQTFYALCQTPSASCIRTKLKEYPAVPKLVQLCENENQNLRASAVKLFSCLVENCDEAIIQESVNQRCINTLLRIIKSSSDDEEKLSAMGIICYLPETDQITRWLLDAGALEIIKSCVQDGKDRDHQRRTLVENAIGALCRFTVPTNMEWQKSAAETGIITVLVQLLENGTTLTKQRVAQCLAQFSRSSFLLSRPIPKRKGLWCFSAHADIGCMVHGGICSVKSSFCLLEANAVGPLTRTLEESDPGVCEASLDALLTLIEGERLQHGSKVLADANAIPLIIKYLGSHSPGLLEKSLNALERIFRLVEFKQKYGASAQMPLVDLTQRGNGSVRSMSARILAQLNVLHDQSSYF, encoded by the exons ATGATGGTTGTAGATCTTTTATCTTCTGGTTCTGCTGGAACTGCCATTTCTCAAACTGTAGAGATCATTGCTGAGTTCGTAGTTAATGCTAAAAATGTTCTTGTGAAAAAGGATAGTTTTAATGAACTTGGTGCTTACATGGAAAGAATTAAGCCTGTCTTGGAAGAGTTGAAGAAAGGAAAAGTCAGTGATTCTGAGTCATTCAACAAAGCCATTGAGACCATGAACAAAGAAATTAAAGATGCAAAGGTACTAGCAGAAGAGTGCAGCAAGAAGAGCAAGGTTTATCTACTAATGAACTGCAGGTCCATTGCTAAGAAGATAGAGGATCACACAAAACAGCTGAGTTGGGCACTTAGTCTTCTTCCTTTAGCCACAACAGGTCTTTCTTCAGGAATAGTTGAAGATATTGAAAAGCTATGTGACAGCATGCAGACATCTGGATTTAAAGAAGCTCTAGATGAAGAAGCGATTTTAGATAAAATTGACTCAGGGATTAGGGAAAACAATGTTGATCGTTCCCATGCAAACAAAATGCTACTTCTCATAGCTGAAGCTGTTGGCATTAGGAATGAGAGTTCAACAATAAAGTTGGAACTTGAAGAGTTTAAGAGTGAAATTGAAAAGGCCCGGGATAGGAAGGAGTTAGCTGAAGCTATGCAGATGGATCAAATCATTGCTTTGTTGGAAAGGGCTGATGCAGCTTCATCCCCTAGGGAAAAGGAACGCAGATACTTTGCGAAACGCCAATCTTTGGGTAGTCAAATATTGGAGCCTTTGCAGTCATTTTATTGCCCCATCACCCAGGATGTTATGGTGGATCCTGTTGAAATTTCATCTGGGCAGACATTTGAGAGAAGTGCCATAGAAAAGTGGTTTGCAGAAGGAAATAAATTGTGCCCCTTGACCTTGATTCCCCTGGACACATCAGTTTTGAGACCTAACAAAATGTTGAAACGATCCATACAAGAGTGGAAGGACAGAAATACAATGATTACAATTGCTacattgaaagaaaaaatcctgtctggaaatgatgtggaagtGCTGCATGATCTGCAGACTGTTCAGAATTTgtgtgaagaaaaagaacaacACAGGGAATGGGTCATTCTGGAGGGTTACATCCTAACTCTCATTCAAACTATATCAAGAAACCGTGATATAAGAAGACATTCTCTTTCCATCCTTGGCATGCTGGCAAAGGATAGTGAAGAAGCTAAG GTAAAAATTTCAACCGTAGATGGTGCAATTGAATCAATTGTTCGGTCTCTTGGACGTAATATAGTGGAAAGGAAGTTAGCAGTAGCTTTGCTGCTTGAACTGTCCAAATATGATTTGGCACTAGAACACATTGGAAAAGTTCAAGGTTGCATACTACTATTGGTGACTATGTCTAGTGGAGATGACAATCAAGCTGCTAGAGATGCAACGGAGTTATTGGAGAATCTGTCATACTCTGATCAGAATGTTATTCAGATGACAAAAGTAAATTACTTCAAGCATTTATTGCAGCGTCTCTCCACAG GACCAGAAGATGTAAAGATGATTATGGCCAAAACTTTAGCAGAAATGGAGTTAAATGACCATAATAGAGAGTCCTTGTTTGATGGTGGTGTACTGGTTCCTCTTCTAGAAATGTTCTCACACAATGATCTTAAGGTGAAAACAGTTGCTATCAAAGCTCTTAAGAATTTAtccaattcaaagaaaaatggACAGGAAATGATAAGACAGGGGGCTGCACGGCCACTACTTAACCTTCTTTTCAACCAAAGCATATACACTGCAAGTTTGTGGGAAGATCTAACAACCATAATCGTGCAACTTGCTACATCAACTATCTCGCAGGACTCTCAAACACCTGTTTTATTGCTAGATTCTGATGATGATGTTTTCAATCTCTTCAATTTAGTTAATGTCACAGAGCCTGTTGTGCAACAGAACATTATCCAGACCTTTTATGCCTTGTGTCAAACACCCTCGGCATCGTGTATCAGAACCAAACTGAAAGAG TACCCAGCTGTTCCAAAATTGGTTCAACTGTGCGAGAATGAAAACCAAAACCTACGAGCAAGTGCTGTAAAGTTGTTTTCTTGCTTGGTGGAGAATTGTGATGAAGCCATCATACAGGAGAGCGTGAACCAGAGATGCATCAATACTCTACTCCGGATCATAAAATCTTCATCTGATGATGAGGAAAAACTTTCTGCCATGGGAATTATATGCTATCTTCCAGAAACTGACCAGATAACTAGATGGCTTCTGGATGCTGGGGCACTGGAAATCATTAAAAGTTGTGTCCAAGATGGGAAAGACAGGGATCATCAAAGGAGAACTTTAGTTGAGAATGCCATTGGTGCCCTTTGTCGTTTTACTGTTCCAACAAACATGGAATGGCAAAAAAGTGCAGCTGAAACAGGAATCATAACTGTTTTGGTGCAACTGCTTGAAAATGGAACCACCTTGACAAAACAACGCGTGGCGCAGTGTCTTGCTCAATTTTCTAGAAGCTCATTTCTGCTAAGCAGGCCAATACCAAAGCGCAAAGGACTATGGTGTTTCTCAGCTCATGCTGATATTGGCTGCATGGTTCATGGTGGAATATGCTCAGTCAAATCATCATTTTGTCTCTTGGAGGCCAATGCAGTGGGACCACTCACAAGAACTCTTGAGGAATCTGATCCTGGAGTTTGTGAAGCTTCTTTGGATGCCCTTTTAACGTTGATAGAAGGTGAAAGACTGCAGCATGGTAGTAAAGTGCTTGCAGATGCAAATGCCATACCACTCATAATCAAGTATCTTGGTTCACACTCCCCTGGCTTGCTAGAGAAGTCTCTAAATGCTTTGGAAAGGATTTTCCGGCTGGTCGAATTCAAACAGAagtatggagcctcagctcaaATGCCTCTGGTTGATTTGACTCAGAGAGGTAATGGTAGTGTTAGATCCATGTCAGCTAGAATATTGGCACAGTTGAACGTACTTCATGATCAATCTTCATACTTCTAA
- the LOC108319244 gene encoding pentatricopeptide repeat-containing protein At5g08510, with the protein MRQVKQIHGYTLRNGIDQTKILIEKLLEIPNLHYAHTVLHHSPKPTLFLYNKLIQAYSSHPQHQHQCFSLYYQMRLHGFAPNQHTFNFLFSACTSLSSHSLGQMLHTHFTKSGFEPDLFAATSLLDMYSKVGMLGLARQLFDEMPVRGVPTWNAIMYGYAKFGDMEGALELFGLMPKRNLVSWTTMISGYSRNKRFGEALGLFLKMEKEKGIVPNEVTLASILPACSNLGALEIGQRVEAYARKNGFFKNLYVSNAVLEMYAKCGKIDVAWRVFNEIGRFRNLCSWNSMIMGLAVHGQCCKAFELYDQMLGEGTSPDDVTFVGLLLACTHGGMVEKGRHIFKSMTTSFYIIPKLEHYGCMVDLLGRAGQLREAYEVIQSMPMKPDSVMWGALLGACSFHGNVELAEIAAESLFVLEPWNPGNYVILSNIYASAGQWDGVAKLRKVMKGSEITKSAGHSFIEEGGQLHKFIVEDRSHPKSNEIVALLDGVYEMINLNRSAFEYHLDLDFSN; encoded by the exons ATGAGGCAAGTGAAGCAAATCCATGGTTACACTCTAAGAAATGGCATAGACCAAACCAAAATCCTCATTGAGAAGTTACTTGAAATCCCAAACCTGCACTATGCACACACGGTGTTGCATCATTCCCCAAAGCCAACCCTTTTTCTCTACAATAAGCTCATTCAAGCCTATTCCTCCCATCCCCAACACCAGCACCAATGCTTCTCCCTTTACTACCAAATGCGCCTTCATGGCTTCGCACCAAACCAACACACTTTCAACTTCCTCTTCTCTGCATGCACTTCCCTATCTTCCCATTCCCTTGGCCAAATGCTCCATACCCATTTCACCAAATCAGGCTTTGAACCTGACCTCTTTGCAGCCACTTCTTTGCTTGATATGTATTCCAAAGTGGGCATGTTGGGACTGGCCCGCcaattgtttgatgaaatgcctgtAAGAGGGGTGCCCACATGGAATGCTATAATGTATGGGTATGCAAAATTTGGTGATATGGAGGGAGCGTTAGAGTTGTTTGGATTGATGCCTAAAAGGAATTTGGTGTCATGGACCACCATGATATCTGGTTACTCACGAAACAAACGGTTTGGTGAGGCTTTGGGGTTGTTCCTGAAGATGGAGAAGGAGAAAGGCATCGTGCCCAATGAAGTAACCTTGGCAAGCATTTTGCCAGCTTGTTCAAATCTTGGAGCATTGGAGATTGGGCAGAGGGTTGAAGCATACGCAAGGAAGAATGGGTTCTTTAAGAATTTATATGTGAGCAATGCTGTATTGGAGATGTATGCAAAATGTGGTAAGATTGATGTTGCTTGGCGGGTGTTCAATGAGATTGGCAGGTTCAGAAACTTGTGCTCTTGGAATTCAATGATCATGGGTTTGGCTGTCCATGGACAATGTTGCAAGGCCTTTGAGCTTTATGATCAAATGCTG GGGGAAGGAACTTCACCTGATGATGTGACATTTGTTGGGCTCCTCTTGGCATGCACTCATGGAGGCATGGTTGAAAAAGGCAGACATATCTTCAAGTCAATGACCACATCCTTCTACATTATTCCCAAACTAGAGCACTATGGATGCATGGTTGATCTTCTAGGCCGTGCCGGGCAATTGAGAGAAGCCTATGAGGTAATTCAAAGTATGCCCATGAAACCAGACTCAGTGATGTGGGGGGCTTTGTTGGGAGCTTGCAGCTTCCACGGTAATGTGGAACTGGCTGAGATTGCGGCTGAGTCTCTATTTGTACTTGAGCCTTGGAATCCTGGGAACTATGTTATTCTTTCCAACATATATGCATCAGCTGGCCAATGGGATGGAGTTGCAAAGCTCAGGAAAGTCATGAAGGGCAGCGAAATTACAAAGTCAGCAGGACATAGTTTCATTGAAGAGGGAGGTCAACTGCATAAGTTCATTGTGGAAGATAGATCACATCCTAAAAGTAACGAAATTGTTGCGTTGCTTGATGGAGTTTATGAAATGATAAATCTTAATAGAAGTGCATTTGAATATCATTTGGATCTTGATTTTAGCAACTAA
- the LOC108319262 gene encoding calcium-transporting ATPase, endoplasmic reticulum-type yields MKVPMEEKPFPAWSWSVEQCLKEYGVKLDKGLSTHEVQKRREKYGWNELAKEKGKPLWELVLEQFDDMLVKILLAAAFLSFLLAYFHGSDSGKSGFDAYVEPLVIILILVLNAIVGVWQENNAEKALEALKELQSESGKVLRDGYFVPDLPARELIPGDIVELHVGDKVPADMRVAALKTSTLRVEQSSLTGEAMPVLKGTSPVFLEDCELQAKENMVFAGTTVVNGSCVCIVITTGMDTEIGKIQKQIHEASQEDSDTPLKKKLDEFGNRLTTAIGLVCLIVWAINYKNFISWDVVDGWPSNVKFSFQKCTYYFKIAVALAVAAIPEGLPAVITTCLALGTRKMAQKNAIVRKLPSVETLGCTTVICSDKTGTLTTNQMAVTQFFTLGGKTTASRLISVEGTTYDPKDGGIVDWGCYNMDANLQVMAEICAVCNDAGIYFDGRLFRATGLPTEAALKVLVEKMGVPDVKSRSKTCDNAQLAASNLMDVNTVVKLGCCEWWNKRSKRVATLEFDRIRKSMSVIVREPNGQNRLLVKGAVESLLERSSHVQLADGSLVPIDNQCRELLLQRLQEMSSKGLRCLGFSYKDELGEFSDYYADTHPAHKKLLDPTYYSSIESDLIFVGIVGLRDPPREEVHKAIEDCKEAGIRVMVITGDNKSTAEAICREIRLFSEDEDLKGQSLTGKEFITLPRSEQVKILLRPGGKVFSRAEPRHKQEIVRLLKEMGEIVAMTGDGVNDAPALKLADIGIAMGIAGTEVAKEASDMVLADDNFSTIVSAVAEGRSIYNNMKSFIRYMISSNVGEVISIFLTAALGIPECMIPVQLLWVNLVTDGPPATALGFNPADVDIMQKPPRRSDDALISSWVLFRYLVIGSYVGLATVGIFVLWYTQASFLGINLVSDGHTIIEFSQLRNWGECPSWSNFTVAPFNVGGGRLITFSNPCDYFSVGKVKAMTLSLSVLVAIEMFNSLNALSEDNSLRKLPPWRNPWLLVAMSISFGLHCLILYTPFLAEVFGVIPLTFNEWFMVLLISAPVILIDEILKLVARSQRRLTKEKKA; encoded by the exons ATGAAGGTTCCAATGGAGGAAAAACCATTCCCTGCATGGTCATGGTCTGTTGAACAGTGTTTGAAAGAGTATGGAGTGAAACTGGACAAAGGTCTGAGTACTCATGAGGTTCAGAAGCGGCGCGAGAAGTATGGTTGGAATGAGTTAGCAAAGGAGAAAGGGAAGCCGTTGTGGGAACTAGTGTTGGAACAATTTGATGACATGCTGGTTAAGATACTTTTGGCTGCAGCCTTCTTATCATTTCTTTTGGCTTATTTTCACGGAAGTGACTCTGGGAAGTCTGGATTTGATGCATATGTGGAGCCACTTGTGATCATTTTGATTTTGGTCCTTAATGCCATTGTTGGAGTTTGGCAAGAGAACAATGCTGAGAAGGCTCTTGAAGCCCTCAAAGAGTTGCAGAGCGAGTCTGGGAAAGTGTTAAGGGATGGCTATTTTGTGCCTGATTTGCCTGCTAGAGAGCTTATTCCTGGTGATATTGTGGAGTTGCATGTTGGAGATAAGGTCCCCGCTGATATGAGAGTTGCGGCTTTGAAAACCTCAACATTGAGGGTTGAACAAAGTTCTTTAACTGGAGAAGCAATGCCAGTTCTCAAGGGGACAAGTCCCGTTTTCTTGGAAGACTGTGAGTTGCAGGCTAAAGAAAACATGGTATTTGCAGGCACCACTGTTGTCAATGGGAGTTGTGTGTGTATCGTTATCACCACAGGAATGGACACTGAAATTGGAAAGATACAGAAGCAGATACACGAGGCTTCTCAAGAGGACAGTGACACCCCTTTGAAGAAGAAGCTGGATGAGTTTGGTAACAGGCTTACCACTGCGATTGGTCTAGTTTGTCTCATTGTTTGGGCTATCAACTACAAGAATTTCATTTCTTGGGATGTTGTGGATGGATGGCCCTCAAACgtaaaattttcattccaaaagTGTACCTACTATTTCAAAATTGCCGTTGCCCTTGCAGTGGCTGCAATCCCTGAAGGCCTTCCTGCTGTTATCACAACTTGTTTAGCACTCGGTACACGGAAAATGGCTCAAAAGAATGCAATTGTGAGAAAGCTTCCAAGTGTGGAAACTTTGGGATGTACTACTGTGATATGCTCAGACAAAACTGGCACTTTGACAACAAATCAGATGGCTGTGACACAGTTCTTTACTTTGGGAGGGAAAACCACTGCTTCTCGACTCATTAGTGTTGAAGGCACAACTTATGATCCCAAAGATGGGGGAATTGTTGATTGGGGATGCTACAACATGGATGCTAATTTGCAAGTCATGGCTGAAATATGTGCTGTTTGTAATGATGCTGGGATTTACTTTGATGGTCGCCTTTTTAGAGCCACAGGTTTGCCTACCGAAGCTGCTCTCAAAGTGTTGGTTGAAAAGATGGGAGTTCCAGATGTGAAGTCAAGGAGCAAAACTTGTGATAATGCACAACTTGCTGCAAGCAACTTGATGGATGTCAACACTGTGGTGAAGTTAG GATGTTGTGAGTGGTGGAATAAAAGATCCAAAAGGGTAGCTACATTGGAGTTTGATCGCATTCGGAAGTCAATGAGTGTTATTGTTCGTGAACCAAATGGTCAAAATCGGCTTCTTGTCAAG GGTGCTGTTGAGAGTTTACTGGAGCGTAGTTCACACGTCCAACTTGCTGATGGATCTCTGGTTCCAATAGATAACCAATGTAGAGAACTACTTCTTCAAAGACTCCAGGAGATGAGTTCGAAGGGATTGCGTTGCTTGGGTTTTTCATACAAAGATGAATTGGGAGAATTTTCAGACTATTATGCTGATACTCATCCTGCTCACAAGAAGTTGCTTGATCCAACTTACTATTCATCCATTGAAAGTGATCTAATTTTTGTTGGCATTGTTGGCTTAAGA GATCCTCCTCGTGAGGAAGTTCACAAAGCAATCGAGGATTGTAAGGAAGCTGGCATTAGAGTTATGGTAATAACTGGAGATAATAAGTCAACAGCAGAGGCTATTTGTAGAGAAATCAGATTGTTCTCTGAAGATGAGGATCTCAAAGGGCAAAGTTTGACCGGTAAGGAATTCATCACTCTTCCTCGTTCAGAACAAGTTAAAATATTGTTGAGACCTGGAGGAAAGGTTTTCTCCCGAGCTGAACCTAGACACAAGCAAGAAATTGTTAGACTACTGAAGGAAATGGGGGAGATCGTTGCAATGACTGGAGATGGTGTGAATGATGCACCTGCACTTAAGCTAGCCGACATAGGGATTGCCATGGGCATAGCTGGGACAGAG GTTGCAAAAGAAGCATCAGATATGGTGCTTGCAGATGACAATTTTAGTACCATAGTTTCAGCTGTAGCTGAGGGTCgttctatttataataacatGAAGTCATTTATAAG GTACATGATATCATCCAATGTTGGGGAAGTAATATCCATATTCTTGACAGCTGCATTGGGGATCCCAGAATGCATGATACCAGTGCAACTTCTATGGGTGAATTTGGTTACTGATGGTCCACCTGCAACAGCTCTTGGTTTTAACCCTGCTGATGTTGATATCATGCAGAAGCCACCTCGCAGAAGTGATGATGCATTAATAAGTTCTTGGGTTCTTTTCCGTTATCTG GTAATTGGTTCCTATGTGGGACTAGCAACAGTTGGCATTTTTGTTTTGTGGTACACTCAAGCATCTTTTCTTGGAATCAATCTTGTGAGTGATGGTCACACAATTATAGAATTCTCCCAACTTCGAAACTGGGGGGAGTGTCCCTCATGGTCTAATTTCACTGTTGCTCCATTTAATGTTGGAGGAGGTCGCTTGATCACCTTTTCAAATCCTTGTGACTATTTCTCAGTTGGCAAAGTAAAGGCCAtgactctctctctctcagtCTTGGTGGCAATTGAGATGTTTAACTCTTTGAATGCCCTCTCAGAAGATAATAGCTTGAGGAAACTACCACCTTGGAGGAACCCTTGGCTTTTGGTAGCCATGTCAATATCATTTGGACTCCATTGCCTCATACTCTACACCCCATTCCTTGCAGAAGTGTTTGGAGTTATTCCTCTTACTTTTAATGAGTGGTTTATGGTCCTTTTAATATCAGCACCTGTTATTCTTATTGATGAGATTCTGAAGTTAGTAGCGAGGAGTCAAAGGAGGTtgacaaaagagaaaaaggcATGA